The following proteins are co-located in the Streptomyces sp. NBC_01198 genome:
- a CDS encoding MFS transporter — translation MDTTNDHAPARSDTPGSAAGLPGRWIGYTAVLAASVMDLLDSTIANVAAPSIRTSLGGSYADLQWIAASYTLAMAVALLIGGRLGDMFGRKRVLLTGMAGFVVGSMVCAASQSPSMLITARLVQGAFGAVMIPQCFAIPREIFSPQEVKKAWGIFGPMMGLSAVLGPVVAGLLIHADLFGSGWRMIFGINLPIGLAALTVGWRFLPPVRPAARDVRLDAVGVLLAGGGAFLLVFPLVQGRELGWPAWTLAMLGVSLPVLGLFALHQVRRSRAGLSPLVEPSVFRKRSYVSGVAFAIAFTASMGGMILTLGVFLQVGLGYTALHSALATAPWAVGAFFGSAAGGIFMGRLGRRVLHIGLVLMGAGVLGLYAVFQTAGSDLTAWQLAAPLVVGGAGMGMIFVPLFDIILGGVEPHEIGSASGTLQAVQQLGMTLGIAVLGTIFFNVLSSGAPGAPGYTSSAVDAASTTSLCTGGLIALAFLLGFFLPRAAHSEPDSAKSPAELATV, via the coding sequence ATGGACACCACGAACGACCACGCTCCCGCACGCTCCGACACCCCGGGCTCGGCCGCCGGGCTGCCCGGCCGGTGGATCGGCTACACCGCGGTGCTCGCCGCCAGCGTCATGGACCTGCTGGACTCGACCATCGCGAACGTCGCCGCGCCCTCGATCCGTACGTCGCTCGGCGGCTCCTACGCCGACCTGCAGTGGATCGCCGCGAGCTACACCCTGGCGATGGCGGTCGCCCTGCTCATCGGCGGTCGCCTCGGCGACATGTTCGGCCGCAAGCGGGTGCTGCTCACCGGGATGGCCGGCTTCGTGGTCGGCTCGATGGTCTGCGCGGCGTCCCAGAGCCCGTCCATGCTCATCACCGCGCGGCTCGTGCAGGGCGCCTTCGGCGCGGTGATGATCCCCCAGTGCTTCGCCATCCCCCGGGAGATCTTCTCGCCGCAGGAGGTGAAGAAGGCCTGGGGCATCTTCGGGCCGATGATGGGCCTGTCCGCGGTGCTCGGCCCGGTGGTGGCCGGACTGCTCATCCACGCCGACCTCTTCGGCTCCGGCTGGCGGATGATCTTCGGCATCAACCTGCCGATCGGGCTGGCCGCGCTGACAGTCGGCTGGAGGTTCCTGCCGCCCGTCAGGCCCGCCGCCCGCGACGTACGGCTCGACGCGGTCGGCGTGCTGCTGGCCGGCGGCGGCGCCTTCCTGCTGGTCTTCCCGCTCGTCCAGGGCCGCGAACTGGGCTGGCCCGCCTGGACGCTGGCGATGCTCGGCGTGTCGCTGCCGGTGCTCGGCCTCTTCGCCCTGCACCAGGTCCGGCGCAGCCGTGCCGGGCTCAGCCCGCTGGTCGAGCCGAGCGTCTTCCGCAAGCGGTCCTACGTCTCCGGGGTCGCCTTCGCCATCGCCTTCACCGCCTCCATGGGCGGCATGATCCTCACGCTCGGCGTCTTCCTCCAGGTCGGCCTCGGCTACACCGCCCTGCACTCGGCGCTGGCCACGGCGCCCTGGGCGGTCGGCGCGTTCTTCGGCTCCGCCGCCGGCGGGATCTTCATGGGCCGCCTCGGCCGGCGCGTCCTGCACATCGGCCTGGTCCTGATGGGCGCCGGCGTCCTCGGCCTCTACGCCGTCTTCCAGACGGCCGGCTCGGACCTGACCGCCTGGCAACTGGCCGCTCCGCTGGTGGTCGGCGGCGCCGGGATGGGCATGATCTTCGTGCCGCTCTTCGACATCATCCTCGGCGGCGTCGAGCCCCACGAGATCGGCTCCGCCTCGGGGACGCTGCAGGCGGTGCAGCAGCTCGGGATGACGCTCGGGATCGCGGTGCTCGGCACGATCTTCTTCAACGTGCTCAGCTCCGGGGCGCCGGGGGCGCCCGGCTACACGTCCTCGGCGGTGGACGCGGCGTCCACGACCTCGCTGTGCACGGGTGGGCTGATCGCCCTGGCCTTCCTCCTCGGCTTCTTCCTCCCCCGGGCGGCCCACTCCGAGCCGGACTCCGCGAAGAGCCCGGCCGAGCTGGCCACCGTCTGA
- a CDS encoding SGNH/GDSL hydrolase family protein, which translates to MRPLLRRGLALACGALLLGGCSSGGSPDGGRASTAGSPTAHTSHSAPRPAPAAPVRPWNVHPASVAALGDSITRGFDACKPLSDCPEVSWATGSRLGVDSISSRLTGAGPATRSWNLADTGARVADLAAQAREAAAYHPAMVTVLIGANDACTSSPGTMTPVADFRTDFGAAMAYLHKTLPTTQILVASIPDLQRLWSVGRSNVLGKQVWKLGLCPSMLGDPDSLGAAATARRTAVRDRVVAYNKVLAQVCGRYARCRDDGGAVFAYRFGTDELSTWDWFHPNEKGEEQLAALLAAVAFRPQ; encoded by the coding sequence ATGCGACCACTGCTACGACGCGGCCTGGCACTGGCCTGTGGTGCCCTCCTGCTGGGCGGATGCTCCTCCGGCGGGTCGCCGGACGGCGGGCGGGCGTCCACGGCCGGGTCGCCCACCGCACACACCTCGCATTCCGCGCCGCGGCCCGCGCCGGCGGCGCCTGTTCGCCCGTGGAACGTCCATCCGGCGTCGGTGGCCGCCCTCGGCGACTCGATCACCCGCGGCTTCGACGCCTGCAAGCCGCTGTCCGACTGCCCCGAGGTGTCCTGGGCGACCGGCTCACGGCTCGGCGTCGACAGCATCTCCAGCCGGCTGACCGGGGCCGGGCCCGCCACCCGCAGCTGGAACCTCGCCGACACCGGCGCCCGGGTCGCCGACCTGGCGGCCCAGGCGCGGGAGGCGGCCGCGTACCACCCGGCGATGGTGACGGTGCTGATCGGCGCCAACGACGCCTGTACGTCGTCGCCCGGCACGATGACGCCGGTCGCGGACTTCCGCACCGACTTCGGCGCGGCCATGGCCTATCTGCACAAGACGCTGCCGACCACCCAGATCCTGGTCGCCAGCATCCCCGACCTGCAGCGGCTGTGGTCGGTGGGCCGGTCCAACGTGCTGGGCAAGCAGGTGTGGAAGCTCGGCCTGTGCCCGTCGATGCTCGGCGACCCCGACTCGCTGGGCGCCGCCGCCACGGCCAGGCGCACCGCCGTCCGCGACCGGGTGGTCGCCTACAACAAGGTCCTCGCACAGGTCTGCGGGCGGTACGCGCGCTGCCGCGACGACGGCGGGGCGGTCTTCGCCTACCGCTTCGGCACGGACGAGCTGAGCACGTGGGACTGGTTCCACCCGAACGAGAAGGGCGAGGAGCAACTGGCGGCGCTGCTGGCCGCGGTCGCCTTCCGGCCGCAGTAG
- a CDS encoding DUF3145 domain-containing protein, whose amino-acid sequence MTTRGVLYVHAAPRALCPHVEWAVAGVLGVRVSLDWIRQPAAPGTWRAEFSWQGEPGTASKLASALRGWHLLRFEVTAEPSAGAEGERYSATPELGIFHAVIGMHGDILIPEDRLRAAMQRARSGEADLEVELSRLLGKPWDDELEPFRYAGEGAPVRWLHQVV is encoded by the coding sequence GTGACGACACGTGGTGTTCTGTACGTGCACGCCGCACCGCGCGCGCTCTGCCCGCATGTCGAATGGGCCGTCGCGGGCGTCCTCGGCGTGCGCGTGAGCCTGGACTGGATCAGGCAGCCGGCCGCGCCCGGCACGTGGCGTGCCGAGTTCTCGTGGCAGGGCGAGCCCGGCACGGCCTCCAAGCTGGCGTCCGCGCTGCGCGGCTGGCACCTGCTGCGCTTCGAGGTCACCGCGGAGCCGTCCGCAGGCGCCGAGGGCGAGCGCTACAGCGCCACGCCGGAGCTGGGCATCTTCCACGCGGTCATCGGCATGCACGGCGACATCCTGATCCCCGAGGACCGGCTGCGCGCCGCCATGCAGCGGGCCCGCAGCGGCGAGGCCGACCTGGAGGTCGAGCTGTCCCGGCTGCTGGGCAAGCCGTGGGACGACGAGCTGGAGCCGTTCCGCTACGCCGGTGAGGGCGCGCCGGTCCGCTGGCTGCACCAGGTCGTCTGA
- a CDS encoding NAD(P)-dependent oxidoreductase has product MSDTLTVAVLGTGLMGAGIARNLSAAGHDVRAWNRTPSRAEPLAAHGVRVVTDPAEAVRDADAVVTMLLDGPATAEVIGDAAEGLRPGAVWLQTGTVGPEAQAGLAALAAERGLRFVDSPVLGTRSVADAGELTVLAAGPDAVRPVADKVFDAIGRSTMWLPGDAADGPASRLKLVLNNWVLALTAATGETLALAKALDVDPDRFFQAIEGGSMDTPYLRMKAAAILSGDFTPNFTVTGAAKDLDLIVAAGESAGVRMDLAAAAAARFRRAEAQGHGAGDMAAGYFASWPE; this is encoded by the coding sequence ATGTCCGACACTCTCACCGTCGCGGTCCTCGGCACCGGCCTCATGGGCGCCGGGATCGCACGCAACCTGTCCGCCGCGGGCCATGACGTCCGCGCCTGGAACCGCACCCCGTCCCGCGCGGAGCCGCTGGCCGCCCACGGCGTACGGGTCGTCACCGACCCCGCCGAGGCCGTACGCGACGCCGACGCCGTCGTCACCATGCTGCTCGACGGGCCCGCCACCGCGGAGGTGATCGGCGACGCCGCCGAGGGCCTGCGCCCCGGCGCGGTCTGGCTGCAGACCGGCACGGTCGGGCCCGAGGCGCAGGCGGGCCTCGCCGCCCTCGCCGCCGAGCGCGGCCTGCGCTTCGTCGACTCGCCCGTCCTCGGTACGCGCTCGGTCGCCGACGCGGGGGAGCTGACGGTGCTGGCCGCCGGCCCGGACGCCGTCCGCCCGGTCGCCGACAAGGTCTTCGACGCGATCGGCCGCAGCACCATGTGGCTGCCGGGGGACGCTGCGGACGGGCCTGCCAGCCGGCTCAAGCTGGTGCTGAACAACTGGGTGCTCGCCCTGACCGCCGCCACCGGCGAGACCCTGGCCCTGGCCAAGGCCCTGGACGTCGACCCCGACCGCTTCTTCCAGGCCATCGAGGGCGGCTCCATGGACACGCCCTACCTGCGGATGAAGGCCGCCGCGATCCTCAGCGGCGACTTCACGCCCAACTTCACGGTCACCGGCGCCGCCAAGGACCTCGACCTGATCGTCGCGGCCGGCGAGTCGGCCGGCGTCCGCATGGACCTCGCAGCGGCCGCAGCCGCCCGCTTCCGCCGCGCGGAGGCCCAGGGCCACGGCGCGGGCGACATGGCGGCCGGTTACTTCGCCAGCTGGCCCGAATAA
- the fabF gene encoding beta-ketoacyl-ACP synthase II: MSPTNRTVVVTGIGATTPLGGDSASTWEALLAGRSGVRPLEQDWAAELPVRIAAQIAVEPLEVLPRPLARKLDRSAQFALIAAREAWADAGYTAKAGEDPAVDPDRLGAVVASGIGGVTTLLGQYDVLKEQGVRKVSPHTVPMLMPNSPSANVGIDINARAGVHTPVSACASGAEAIGYAVEMIRTGRADVVVAGGTEAAIHPLPIVAFGNMMAMSKNNDDPQGASRPYDAGRDGFVLGEGAGVVVLESIEHARARGARVYAEVVGQGISADAHHITQPEPTGRGIAAALQHLLDGSDLKPAEIVHVNAHATSTPQGDVAEIKALRRIFGDDVDHMAISATKSMTGHLLGGAGGIETVASVLALYHRVAPPTINLAEQDPEADADIVRDKPRPLPEGTIAALNDSFGFGGHNVVLALRSFES, translated from the coding sequence GTGAGCCCGACCAATCGCACCGTGGTCGTCACCGGTATCGGAGCAACCACACCGCTGGGTGGCGACAGCGCGTCGACCTGGGAGGCGCTGCTGGCCGGCCGGTCAGGTGTGCGCCCGCTCGAACAGGACTGGGCGGCCGAGCTGCCGGTAAGGATCGCCGCGCAGATCGCCGTGGAGCCCCTGGAGGTCCTGCCCAGGCCGCTGGCCCGCAAGCTGGACCGCAGCGCGCAGTTCGCGCTCATCGCGGCCCGTGAGGCGTGGGCGGACGCCGGTTACACGGCGAAGGCCGGCGAGGACCCGGCGGTCGACCCCGACCGGCTCGGCGCGGTCGTCGCCTCCGGCATCGGCGGCGTCACCACGCTGCTGGGGCAGTACGACGTGCTCAAGGAGCAGGGCGTGCGCAAGGTCTCGCCGCACACCGTGCCGATGCTGATGCCCAACAGCCCCTCCGCGAACGTCGGTATCGACATCAACGCGCGCGCCGGTGTGCACACCCCGGTCAGCGCGTGCGCCTCGGGCGCCGAGGCGATCGGCTACGCGGTCGAGATGATCCGCACCGGCCGCGCCGACGTCGTGGTGGCCGGCGGCACCGAGGCGGCGATCCACCCGCTGCCGATCGTCGCCTTCGGCAACATGATGGCGATGTCCAAGAACAACGACGACCCGCAGGGCGCCTCGCGGCCGTACGACGCCGGGCGGGACGGCTTCGTCCTCGGCGAGGGCGCGGGCGTGGTGGTGCTCGAGTCGATCGAGCACGCCAGGGCGCGCGGCGCCCGGGTGTACGCGGAGGTGGTCGGCCAGGGGATCTCGGCCGACGCGCACCACATCACCCAGCCGGAGCCGACCGGCCGCGGTATCGCGGCGGCGCTCCAGCACCTGCTGGACGGCTCCGACCTCAAGCCGGCCGAGATCGTGCACGTCAACGCGCACGCCACGTCAACCCCGCAGGGTGATGTGGCGGAGATCAAGGCGCTGCGGCGGATCTTCGGCGACGACGTGGACCACATGGCGATCTCCGCCACCAAGTCCATGACCGGCCACCTGCTGGGCGGCGCCGGCGGTATCGAGACGGTCGCCTCCGTGCTGGCCCTCTACCACCGCGTGGCCCCGCCGACGATCAACCTGGCGGAGCAGGACCCGGAGGCCGACGCGGACATCGTCCGCGACAAGCCCCGCCCGCTGCCCGAGGGCACGATCGCAGCCCTGAACGACTCCTTCGGCTTCGGCGGCCACAACGTCGTTCTGGCACTGCGCAGCTTCGAGAGCTGA
- a CDS encoding acyl carrier protein, with the protein MATQEEIVAGLAEIVNEIAGIPTEDVKLEKSFTDDLDVDSLSMVEVVVAAEEQFGVKIPDDDVKNLKTVGDAADYILKAQQA; encoded by the coding sequence ATGGCCACCCAGGAAGAGATCGTCGCCGGTCTCGCCGAGATCGTCAACGAGATCGCCGGCATCCCCACCGAGGACGTCAAGCTTGAGAAGTCCTTCACCGACGACCTGGACGTCGACTCGCTGTCGATGGTCGAGGTCGTGGTGGCGGCCGAGGAGCAGTTCGGCGTGAAGATCCCGGACGACGACGTCAAGAACCTCAAGACCGTCGGCGACGCCGCCGACTACATCCTCAAGGCGCAGCAGGCCTGA
- a CDS encoding ketoacyl-ACP synthase III, whose product MTAKISPSKGAPYARILGVGGYRPTRVVPNQVILEHIDSSDEWIRSRSGIASRHWAGPDETVAEMSLAAGGKAIADAGISASDIDAVVVATVSHFKQTPAVATDIAHRIGAGKPAAFDISAGCAGFTYGLTLAKGMVTDGTAGYVLVIGVERLSDLTDLEDRATAFLFGDGAGAVIVGPSNVPAIGPTVWGSEGDKSETIKQTVSWEVYRDTPGEQVRFPSITQEGQAVFRWAVFEMAKVAQEALDAAGITADQLDAFIPHQANMRIIDSMIKALKLPEHVAVARDVETTGNTSAASIPLAMERLLATGQAKSGDTALVIGFGAGLVYAATVVTLP is encoded by the coding sequence ATGACAGCGAAGATCAGCCCGAGCAAGGGCGCGCCCTACGCACGGATCCTCGGCGTCGGCGGCTACCGCCCCACCCGGGTGGTGCCCAACCAGGTGATCCTGGAGCACATCGACTCCAGCGACGAGTGGATCAGGTCGCGGTCGGGCATCGCCAGCCGGCACTGGGCGGGCCCGGACGAGACGGTGGCGGAGATGTCGCTGGCGGCCGGCGGCAAGGCCATCGCCGACGCCGGGATCAGCGCCTCGGACATCGACGCCGTCGTCGTCGCGACCGTCTCGCACTTCAAGCAGACCCCCGCGGTCGCCACCGACATCGCGCACCGGATCGGTGCGGGCAAGCCGGCCGCGTTCGACATCTCGGCGGGCTGCGCGGGCTTCACCTACGGGCTGACCCTCGCCAAGGGCATGGTCACCGACGGCACCGCCGGCTACGTGCTGGTGATCGGCGTCGAGCGGCTGAGCGACCTGACGGACCTGGAGGACCGCGCGACGGCCTTCCTGTTCGGCGACGGCGCGGGCGCGGTCATCGTCGGCCCGTCCAACGTGCCCGCCATAGGCCCGACGGTGTGGGGCTCCGAGGGCGACAAGTCGGAGACGATCAAGCAGACCGTCTCCTGGGAGGTCTACCGGGACACGCCCGGCGAGCAGGTGCGTTTTCCGTCGATCACGCAGGAGGGCCAGGCGGTCTTCCGCTGGGCGGTCTTCGAGATGGCGAAGGTGGCCCAGGAGGCGCTGGACGCCGCCGGGATCACCGCGGACCAGCTCGACGCCTTCATCCCGCACCAGGCGAACATGCGGATCATCGACTCGATGATCAAGGCGTTGAAGCTCCCCGAGCACGTCGCCGTGGCCCGCGACGTCGAGACCACGGGTAACACCTCCGCCGCCTCCATTCCGCTCGCCATGGAGCGGCTGCTCGCCACCGGCCAGGCCAAGAGCGGGGACACCGCGCTGGTCATCGGCTTCGGGGCGGGTCTGGTCTACGCGGCGACTGTGGTTACTCTCCCCTAG
- a CDS encoding ACP S-malonyltransferase: MLVLVAPGQGAQTPGFLAPWLELPGAADRLAGWSAAAELDLARFGTKADADEIRDTKVAQPLLVAAGLLSAGELGLTPDLVAGHSVGEITAAVLAGVLSAQDAMTFVAARGRAMADAAAVTATGMSAVLGGDPDAVVAHLTGLGLTPANVNGAGQIVAAGTLEQLAALAADKPEKARVIPLKVAGAFHTAHMAPAVATLEALAPSLTVSDPALPYVSNADGQAVGNGADVVRRLVAQVSNPVRWDLCMETFKERGVTAIIEVSPGGTLVGLAKRALPGVRTLALKTPDDLDAARALVAEAAAEAAAPDAVPEASPEQEPLQR; encoded by the coding sequence GTGCTCGTACTCGTCGCTCCCGGCCAGGGCGCACAGACGCCCGGCTTCCTCGCCCCCTGGCTCGAACTCCCCGGCGCCGCCGACCGCCTCGCAGGCTGGTCCGCCGCGGCGGAGCTGGATCTCGCCCGCTTCGGCACCAAGGCGGACGCGGACGAGATCCGCGACACCAAGGTCGCGCAGCCGCTGCTGGTCGCCGCGGGCCTGCTGTCCGCGGGTGAGCTGGGGCTGACCCCCGACCTGGTCGCCGGGCACAGCGTCGGCGAGATCACCGCGGCCGTGCTGGCCGGGGTGCTGTCCGCGCAGGACGCGATGACCTTCGTGGCGGCCCGCGGCCGCGCGATGGCCGACGCGGCCGCGGTGACCGCGACCGGCATGTCCGCGGTGCTCGGCGGCGACCCGGACGCGGTGGTGGCCCACCTGACCGGCCTGGGGCTGACCCCGGCGAACGTGAACGGGGCGGGCCAGATCGTCGCCGCGGGCACCCTGGAGCAACTGGCCGCGCTCGCCGCGGACAAGCCGGAGAAGGCCCGGGTCATCCCGCTCAAGGTCGCCGGCGCCTTCCACACCGCCCACATGGCCCCCGCGGTCGCGACGCTCGAGGCGCTGGCGCCCTCCCTCACCGTCTCCGACCCGGCGCTGCCGTATGTTTCGAATGCGGACGGGCAGGCGGTCGGCAACGGCGCCGACGTCGTACGCCGTCTGGTCGCCCAGGTGTCCAATCCGGTGCGCTGGGATCTGTGCATGGAGACGTTCAAGGAGCGCGGGGTCACCGCGATCATCGAGGTGTCGCCCGGCGGCACGCTGGTGGGTCTGGCCAAGCGGGCGCTGCCCGGGGTGCGGACGCTGGCGCTGAAGACGCCCGACGACCTCGACGCGGCCCGCGCGCTGGTGGCCGAGGCGGCGGCCGAAGCCGCTGCCCCGGACGCCGTACCCGAAGCCTCACCCGAACAGGAGCCGTTGCAGCGATGA
- a CDS encoding PucR family transcriptional regulator, translating to MPNATQSPQTPAEPGRGEHSATLRRLEKSAGRLAANAIARMDAQLPWYRAMPPENRSWIGLVAQAGIAAFTEWFRHPEAPQAISTDVFGTAPRELTRAISLRQTVEMVRTTIEVMEAAIDEVAAPGDEAVLREALLVYAREIAFATAQVYAQAAEARGAWDARLESLVVNAVLSGEADEGVLSRAAALGWNSPDKIVVVLGTAPSGDSELTVEAIRRASRHAKLQVLTGVLGERLVVVAGGDDDPLRVAKALIGPFAAGPVVAGPVVGDLLSATRSAQAAAAGLRACHAWPDAPRPVSSDDLLPERAMAGDRHAREQLVEEIYRPLEEAGSALLETLSVYLEQASSLEGAARMLFVHPNTVRYRLRRVTDVTGWSPSDVRSAFTLRIALILGRLSDAERPG from the coding sequence GTGCCGAACGCCACGCAGTCACCGCAAACCCCCGCCGAACCCGGTCGCGGGGAGCACTCCGCGACGCTGCGCCGGCTGGAGAAGTCCGCCGGGCGACTGGCCGCGAACGCCATCGCGCGGATGGACGCGCAACTGCCCTGGTATCGGGCGATGCCGCCGGAGAACCGTTCCTGGATCGGCCTGGTGGCGCAGGCCGGCATCGCCGCGTTCACCGAGTGGTTCCGGCACCCCGAGGCGCCGCAGGCGATCAGCACGGACGTGTTCGGCACCGCGCCGCGGGAGTTGACCCGGGCGATCTCGCTGCGGCAGACCGTGGAGATGGTGCGGACCACGATCGAGGTGATGGAGGCCGCGATCGACGAGGTCGCCGCGCCCGGCGACGAGGCGGTGCTGCGCGAGGCGCTGCTGGTCTACGCGCGGGAGATCGCCTTCGCCACCGCCCAGGTGTACGCGCAGGCCGCCGAGGCGCGCGGCGCGTGGGACGCGCGGCTGGAGTCGCTGGTCGTCAACGCGGTGCTGTCGGGCGAGGCCGACGAGGGCGTGCTGTCCCGGGCCGCCGCGCTCGGCTGGAACTCGCCGGACAAGATCGTCGTGGTGCTCGGCACCGCGCCGAGCGGCGACAGCGAGCTGACCGTCGAGGCGATCCGGCGGGCGTCCCGGCACGCGAAGCTGCAGGTGCTGACCGGCGTGCTCGGTGAGCGCCTGGTGGTGGTCGCGGGCGGCGACGACGACCCGCTGCGGGTGGCGAAGGCGCTGATCGGCCCGTTCGCGGCGGGCCCGGTGGTGGCCGGTCCCGTGGTGGGCGACCTGCTGTCGGCGACGCGCTCCGCGCAGGCCGCCGCGGCCGGGCTGCGGGCCTGCCACGCGTGGCCCGACGCGCCGAGGCCGGTGTCGTCCGACGATCTGCTGCCGGAGCGTGCGATGGCGGGTGACCGCCATGCGCGTGAGCAGTTGGTGGAGGAGATCTACAGGCCCCTGGAAGAAGCGGGCTCCGCGCTGCTGGAGACGCTGAGTGTCTATCTCGAACAGGCGTCGTCCCTCGAAGGGGCCGCGCGGATGCTTTTCGTGCACCCCAATACCGTCCGCTACCGGCTGCGACGTGTGACCGATGTCACCGGATGGTCACCCTCCGACGTGCGTTCGGCGTTCACACTGCGCATCGCCCTCATCCTGGGCAGGCTCTCCGATGCGGAGCGCCCGGGCTGA
- a CDS encoding pirin family protein has protein sequence MIDVRRGADRYSGGEPDAGIDTRHAFSFAGFYDPGNVRFGPLVACNEERLAPGAGFAEHAHRDTEIVTWVIEGELEHRDAGGRVARLLAGDAQLLGARGGVRHEERNAGSGPLRFLQMWLEPDVFGGPPEYAAVTSPVGRGAGLTLLASGEPSAAAPLRLRRRGAALWAGRPLAPDQVALPPAPLAYLHVIRGTVRLGGELLHPGDAARLSGPPTLPLHTSPATDFLLWSLP, from the coding sequence ATGATCGACGTACGCCGGGGCGCCGACCGCTACTCCGGCGGAGAGCCGGACGCCGGGATCGACACCCGCCACGCCTTCTCCTTCGCCGGCTTCTACGACCCCGGCAACGTGCGCTTCGGGCCGCTGGTGGCCTGCAACGAGGAGCGGCTCGCGCCGGGCGCCGGATTCGCCGAACACGCGCACCGTGACACGGAGATCGTCACCTGGGTCATCGAGGGCGAACTCGAACACCGGGACGCCGGCGGGCGGGTCGCGCGGCTGCTTGCCGGCGACGCGCAGCTGCTGGGCGCGAGGGGCGGGGTGCGGCACGAGGAGCGCAACGCGGGGAGCGGGCCGTTGCGCTTCCTGCAGATGTGGCTGGAACCGGACGTCTTCGGGGGGCCGCCCGAATACGCCGCGGTGACCTCGCCGGTCGGGCGGGGGGCGGGGCTCACGCTGCTGGCCTCGGGAGAGCCAAGCGCTGCGGCGCCGCTGCGGCTGCGCCGCCGGGGTGCCGCCCTGTGGGCCGGCCGCCCCCTCGCCCCCGACCAGGTGGCGCTGCCCCCGGCCCCCCTGGCCTACCTCCACGTCATCCGCGGCACGGTGCGCCTGGGCGGCGAGCTCCTCCACCCGGGCGACGCGGCCCGGCTGTCCGGCCCGCCGACCCTCCCCCTCCACACCTCCCCCGCCACGGATTTCCTCCTCTGGTCCCTCCCCTGA
- a CDS encoding serine hydrolase domain-containing protein produces the protein MDSLRLIDQWPVPNAAAVVVRRDGTLAGSYGPQGHSFALASVTKPLVAYAALVAYEEGVFELDDPAGPPGSTVRHLLGHASGLAFDEHRVQAAPGTRRIYSNAGFEVLGDTIAKAAGIPFASYLQEAVLQPLGMTNTTLDGSPAAGAVSTAEDLGRFAAEVLAPRLLDASSVALAREVSFPGLRGVLPGYGPQNPNDWGLGFEIRGHKSPHWTGARSAPTTFGHFGQAGTFLWFDPAAGAACAALTDRPFGPWAIPLWPALTDAVLSDLT, from the coding sequence ATGGACAGCCTACGGTTGATCGATCAGTGGCCGGTGCCGAACGCGGCGGCGGTCGTCGTCCGCCGGGACGGCACCCTGGCCGGGTCGTACGGGCCGCAGGGGCACTCCTTCGCGCTCGCCTCGGTGACCAAGCCGCTGGTCGCCTACGCGGCGCTGGTCGCGTACGAGGAGGGCGTCTTCGAGCTGGACGACCCGGCGGGACCTCCCGGGTCCACCGTGCGGCACCTGCTCGGGCACGCCTCGGGGCTGGCCTTCGACGAGCACCGGGTGCAGGCCGCGCCCGGCACCCGGCGGATCTACTCGAACGCCGGGTTCGAGGTCCTCGGCGACACGATCGCCAAGGCGGCGGGCATACCTTTCGCGTCCTACCTCCAGGAGGCGGTGCTCCAGCCGCTCGGGATGACGAACACCACCCTCGACGGCTCGCCCGCCGCGGGCGCGGTCTCCACCGCCGAGGACCTCGGGCGGTTCGCGGCGGAGGTGCTGGCGCCGCGGCTGCTGGACGCGTCCTCCGTGGCGCTGGCCAGGGAGGTCTCCTTTCCCGGGCTGCGCGGGGTGCTGCCCGGGTACGGGCCGCAGAACCCCAACGACTGGGGGCTCGGGTTCGAGATCCGCGGCCACAAGTCGCCGCACTGGACCGGGGCGCGGTCCGCCCCCACGACTTTCGGCCACTTCGGGCAGGCGGGCACGTTCCTCTGGTTCGACCCCGCCGCGGGTGCGGCGTGCGCCGCCCTCACCGACCGCCCCTTCGGCCCCTGGGCCATCCCCCTCTGGCCCGCCCTCACCGACGCGGTCCTCTCCGACCTCACCTAA
- a CDS encoding MerR family transcriptional regulator, with the protein MTVVEMVNQETGPLAVCVAEDPHPRPDGRDQYTISEVAAFTGMSAHTLRWYERIGLMPHVDRSNTGQRRFSNRDLDWLAFVGKLRLTGMPVADMVTYAGLVKAGKRTEPQRKALLEATRADVVRRIAELQDTLTVLDYKIGTYAGAEPAPERTGA; encoded by the coding sequence ATGACGGTCGTGGAGATGGTGAACCAGGAAACCGGCCCGCTGGCGGTGTGCGTCGCGGAGGATCCGCACCCGCGCCCCGACGGCAGGGACCAGTACACGATCAGCGAGGTCGCCGCCTTCACCGGTATGAGCGCGCACACGCTGCGCTGGTACGAGCGGATCGGGCTGATGCCGCACGTGGACCGTTCGAACACCGGGCAGCGCCGCTTCAGCAACCGTGACCTCGACTGGCTGGCCTTCGTGGGCAAGCTGCGGCTGACCGGGATGCCGGTCGCCGACATGGTGACGTACGCCGGGCTGGTCAAGGCCGGCAAGCGCACCGAGCCGCAGCGCAAGGCGCTGCTGGAGGCGACCCGGGCGGACGTGGTGCGGCGGATCGCCGAGCTGCAGGACACCCTCACGGTGCTCGACTACAAGATCGGAACGTACGCGGGCGCCGAGCCGGCGCCGGAGAGGACGGGCGCCTGA